The Streptomyces sp. NBC_01775 genome includes a region encoding these proteins:
- a CDS encoding IucA/IucC family protein, whose protein sequence is MTLPQTSRPLTARESVSHLTPERWETATRLLIRKALAEFTHERLLTPQPLEGTEDRYAIRSDDGATEYRFTARRFALDHWQVEADSITRHRDGAELPLDALAFITELRTALGLGEGILPVYLEEISSTLASTAYKLAAPPVSATQLAGSGFQDIESGMTEGHPCFIANNGRLGFDIAEYRAYAPETGAPVRLVWVAARRDRATFTACADISYDKLVLSELSGPTLRRFSAAMSEQGLDLDDYYLIPVHPWQWWNKLSVTFAAEVAQRHLVCLGHGDDEHLAQQSIRTFYNTTHPTKHYVKTALSVLNMGFLRGLSASYMEATPAINDWLADLVARDEVLRSTGLGVLRERAAVGYHPAPYEAAAPKGSPYLKMLAALWRESPAPFLNEGEKPATMASLLHVDREGNSFASALIERSGLAPADWLRRYLDTYLTPLLHCFYAYDLVFMPHGENVILVLDENGIPQRALFKDLAEEIAVMSADADLPPEVERIRADVPEDMKILSLFTDVFDCFFRFLAPTLEAAGTLNETDFWATVADCVTAYQKSAPHLADRFARYDLFADGFALSCLNRLQLRNNQEMVDLQDPAGALQLTGTLQNPLAAHK, encoded by the coding sequence ATGACCCTCCCCCAAACCTCCCGCCCGCTCACCGCGCGCGAGTCCGTCTCCCACCTCACCCCCGAGCGCTGGGAGACCGCGACCCGCCTGCTGATCCGCAAGGCCCTCGCCGAATTCACCCACGAGCGCCTGCTGACGCCACAGCCCCTCGAAGGCACGGAGGACCGCTACGCGATCCGCTCCGACGACGGCGCCACCGAATACCGCTTCACCGCGCGCCGCTTCGCCCTCGACCACTGGCAGGTCGAGGCCGACAGCATCACCCGTCACCGCGACGGGGCCGAACTCCCCCTCGACGCCCTCGCCTTCATCACCGAGCTGCGCACCGCCCTCGGCCTGGGCGAGGGGATCCTCCCCGTCTACCTGGAGGAGATCAGCAGCACCCTGGCCAGCACCGCCTACAAACTGGCGGCTCCGCCCGTCAGCGCCACCCAGCTGGCCGGCTCCGGCTTCCAGGACATCGAGTCCGGCATGACCGAGGGCCACCCCTGCTTCATCGCCAACAACGGCCGCCTCGGCTTCGACATCGCCGAGTACCGCGCCTACGCCCCCGAGACCGGCGCCCCCGTGCGGCTCGTCTGGGTCGCGGCGCGCCGCGACCGCGCGACCTTCACCGCCTGCGCCGACATCAGCTACGACAAGCTGGTGCTGAGTGAACTGTCGGGCCCCACCCTGCGCCGCTTCTCGGCCGCGATGAGCGAACAGGGCCTGGACCTGGACGACTACTACCTCATCCCCGTCCACCCCTGGCAGTGGTGGAACAAGCTCTCGGTCACCTTCGCCGCCGAGGTCGCCCAGCGCCACCTGGTCTGCCTGGGCCACGGCGACGACGAACACCTCGCCCAGCAGTCCATCCGCACCTTCTACAACACCACCCACCCCACGAAGCACTACGTCAAAACGGCGCTCTCCGTCCTCAACATGGGCTTCCTGCGCGGCCTGTCCGCCTCGTACATGGAAGCGACCCCCGCTATCAACGACTGGCTGGCCGACCTGGTGGCGCGCGACGAGGTGCTCCGCTCCACCGGCCTGGGCGTCCTGCGCGAACGCGCCGCCGTCGGCTACCACCCCGCGCCCTACGAGGCAGCGGCACCCAAGGGCTCCCCGTATCTGAAGATGCTCGCGGCCCTGTGGCGCGAGAGCCCGGCGCCGTTCCTCAACGAGGGCGAGAAGCCCGCCACCATGGCCTCGCTGCTGCACGTCGACCGCGAGGGGAACTCCTTCGCCTCGGCCCTCATCGAACGCTCAGGCCTGGCCCCCGCCGACTGGCTCCGCCGCTACCTCGACACCTACCTCACCCCGCTGCTGCACTGCTTCTACGCCTACGACCTGGTGTTCATGCCGCACGGCGAGAACGTCATCCTCGTCCTGGACGAGAACGGCATCCCCCAGCGCGCCCTCTTCAAGGACCTGGCCGAGGAAATAGCCGTGATGAGCGCAGACGCCGACCTCCCCCCGGAGGTCGAACGCATCCGCGCCGACGTCCCCGAGGACATGAAGATCCTCTCCCTCTTCACCGACGTCTTCGACTGCTTCTTCCGCTTCCTCGCCCCCACCCTGGAAGCCGCGGGAACCCTGAACGAGACGGACTTCTGGGCCACCGTCGCCGACTGCGTCACCGCCTACCAGAAATCAGCCCCCCACCTGGCAGACCGCTTCGCCCGCTACGACCTGTTCGCCGACGGCTTCGCCCTCTCCTGCCTCAACCGCCTCCAACTGCGCAACAACCAGGAGATGGTAGACCTCCAGGACCCAGCCGGCGCCCTGCAACTGACCGGCACTCTCCAAAACCCCCTGGCCGCGCACAAATAA
- a CDS encoding GNAT family N-acetyltransferase, translated as MTGSEAVLFRRTDDKLGTLALRPVDPLTDSELLHGWVTHPKSAFYLLQDATLLDVEREFMSIAASPHHDAFLGLREGEPAFLMERYDPVHVELAGLYPHQEGDIGMHFLCAPTDTPVHGFTLAVITAVMEMLFSDPAVHRVVVEPDVRNTAVHALNEAVGFHVDSTLTKPEKEALLSFCTREQFLTATGETPA; from the coding sequence GTGACCGGCAGCGAGGCGGTGCTCTTCCGCCGCACCGACGACAAGCTCGGCACCCTCGCCCTGCGTCCCGTGGACCCGCTCACCGACTCCGAGCTGCTGCACGGCTGGGTCACCCACCCGAAGTCGGCGTTCTACCTCCTCCAGGACGCCACGCTCCTGGATGTCGAGCGCGAGTTCATGAGCATCGCCGCCTCCCCCCATCACGACGCCTTCCTGGGCCTCCGCGAGGGAGAGCCCGCCTTCCTCATGGAGCGCTACGACCCGGTCCACGTGGAGCTGGCCGGGCTCTACCCGCACCAGGAGGGCGACATCGGGATGCACTTCCTCTGCGCCCCGACCGACACCCCTGTGCACGGCTTCACCCTCGCGGTGATCACCGCCGTCATGGAGATGCTCTTCTCCGACCCGGCGGTCCACCGCGTCGTCGTCGAACCCGACGTACGCAACACCGCCGTGCACGCCCTCAACGAGGCGGTCGGCTTCCACGTCGACTCCACCCTCACCAAGCCGGAGAAGGAAGCCCTGCTCAGCTTCTGCACCCGCGAGCAGTTCCTGACCGCCACAGGAGAGACCCCCGCATGA
- a CDS encoding lysine N(6)-hydroxylase/L-ornithine N(5)-oxygenase family protein — translation MTDSPHPSDGAVPSPVHDFIAIGLGPFNLGLACLTEPIPDLNGVFLDDKPDFTWHPGMLLEDSTLQTPFLSDLVTLADPTSPYSFLNYLKESGRLYSFYIRESFYPLRAEFSDYCRWAANRLGDTVRFGHRVTSVEYDETEGLYTAHAEHLPDGERRVFRAPKLVLGTGTPPHLPDPVQGLGGDLIHNSRYLETKEALQEKASITLIGSGQSAAEIYYDLLQDIDKRGYTLTWATRSPRFFPLEYTKLTLEMTSPEYVDYFHSLPADTRDRLVASQKNLYKGINSELIDAIFDLLYQKNRVTPCPTRLMTNTSLTDASYDEDSGTYTLGLRQEEQKRDFGLTTEGLILATGYRYERPAFLDPVADRIEWDARGRFAVRRDYRIDSADSTGGEIYVQNAELHTHGFAAPDLGMAAYRNSCIIRELLGHEHYAVEKAIAFQEFAAPMGLGTEL, via the coding sequence GTGACTGACTCCCCCCACCCATCCGACGGCGCCGTCCCCTCGCCGGTCCACGACTTCATCGCCATCGGCCTCGGCCCCTTCAATCTCGGCCTCGCCTGCCTCACCGAGCCGATACCCGACCTCAACGGCGTCTTCCTGGACGACAAGCCGGACTTCACCTGGCACCCGGGCATGCTCCTGGAGGACAGCACCCTCCAGACGCCGTTCCTGTCGGACCTGGTCACCCTCGCCGACCCGACCTCGCCGTACTCCTTCCTGAACTACCTCAAGGAATCCGGCAGGCTCTACTCGTTCTACATACGCGAGAGCTTCTATCCGCTCCGCGCCGAATTCAGCGACTACTGCCGCTGGGCCGCCAACCGCCTCGGCGACACCGTCCGCTTCGGCCATCGCGTCACCTCCGTCGAGTACGACGAGACCGAGGGCCTGTACACCGCCCACGCCGAGCACCTGCCCGACGGCGAACGCCGCGTCTTCCGCGCGCCGAAGCTCGTCCTGGGCACCGGCACCCCGCCGCACCTCCCCGACCCCGTCCAGGGCCTCGGCGGCGACCTGATCCACAACTCGCGCTATCTGGAGACCAAGGAAGCCCTCCAGGAGAAGGCCAGCATCACCCTCATCGGCAGCGGCCAGAGCGCGGCGGAGATCTACTACGACCTCCTCCAGGACATCGACAAGCGCGGCTACACCCTCACCTGGGCCACCCGCTCCCCGCGCTTCTTCCCCCTCGAATACACCAAGCTCACGCTGGAGATGACCTCCCCGGAGTACGTCGACTACTTCCACTCCCTCCCCGCGGACACGCGTGACCGCCTGGTCGCCTCGCAGAAGAACCTCTACAAGGGCATCAACTCCGAGCTGATCGACGCCATCTTCGACCTGCTCTACCAGAAGAACCGCGTCACGCCCTGCCCCACCCGCCTGATGACCAACACCTCGCTGACCGACGCGTCCTACGACGAGGACAGCGGCACCTACACCCTGGGCCTGCGCCAGGAGGAGCAAAAGCGCGACTTCGGCCTCACCACCGAGGGCCTGATCCTCGCGACCGGATACCGCTACGAGCGCCCCGCCTTCCTCGACCCCGTCGCCGACCGCATCGAGTGGGACGCCCGGGGCCGCTTCGCCGTTCGCCGCGACTACCGCATCGACAGCGCCGACAGCACCGGCGGCGAGATCTACGTCCAGAACGCCGAGCTGCACACCCACGGCTTCGCCGCCCCCGACCTGGGCATGGCCGCCTACCGCAACTCCTGCATCATCCGCGAGCTGCTCGGCCACGAGCACTACGCCGTCGAAAAGGCCATCGCCTTCCAGGAGTTCGCCGCCCCCATGGGCCTGGGGACAGAGCTGTGA
- a CDS encoding pyridoxal phosphate-dependent decarboxylase family protein: MSSRSNLLNDRTAEHYQRSLTHGVERVAAKIASTDRPFTGITPAELAPSISAIDLDQPLDTPQAALDELENVYLRDAVYFHHPRYLAHLNCPVVIPAVLGEAVLSAVNSSLDTWDQSAGATLIERRLVRWTADRIGFGRAADGIFTSGGTQSNLQALLLARDETCRLVRKHAKDTETELSTPQILPKLRILTSECSHFSIEKAATLLGLGAEAVLSVPCDEGRRMRPAALAEQLARCEREGQVVMAVVATAGTTDFGSIDPLPAIADLCEASGVWMHVDAAYGCGLLVSRRRPMLEGISRADSVTVDYHKSFFQPVSSSAVLVNDASTLRHVTYHADYLNPAHAAERAIPNQVDKSIQTTRRFDALKLWMTLRVMGADSVGELFDEVVDRAADAWKLLDADERFEVVTEPQLSTLVFRYVPPLPMDEAGEALTDQANLHAREALFASGDAIVAGTVVDGRHYLKFTLLNPETSLADIAAVLELIAGHAEQHLSAHSPLSTAHAC; the protein is encoded by the coding sequence ATGAGCAGCAGGTCGAACCTGCTCAACGACAGGACAGCGGAGCATTACCAGCGCTCCCTCACCCACGGGGTGGAGCGTGTGGCCGCGAAAATCGCGTCCACGGACCGGCCGTTCACCGGCATCACCCCCGCCGAACTCGCCCCGTCCATCTCCGCCATCGACCTCGACCAGCCCCTGGACACCCCACAGGCTGCTCTCGACGAACTGGAGAACGTCTACCTGCGCGACGCCGTCTACTTCCACCACCCCCGCTACCTCGCACACCTCAACTGCCCCGTGGTGATACCCGCCGTCCTCGGCGAGGCCGTACTCAGCGCCGTCAACTCCTCGCTGGACACCTGGGACCAGAGCGCCGGCGCCACCCTCATCGAGCGCCGTCTCGTCCGGTGGACCGCCGACCGCATCGGCTTCGGCCGGGCAGCGGACGGCATCTTCACCAGCGGCGGCACCCAGTCCAACCTCCAGGCGCTGCTCCTGGCCCGCGACGAGACCTGCCGCCTGGTGCGCAAGCACGCGAAGGACACCGAAACCGAGCTCAGCACCCCGCAGATCCTGCCGAAGCTGCGCATCCTCACCTCCGAGTGCAGCCACTTCAGCATCGAGAAGGCCGCCACCTTGCTGGGCCTGGGCGCCGAAGCCGTCCTCTCCGTGCCCTGCGACGAGGGCCGCCGCATGCGCCCGGCCGCGCTGGCCGAACAACTGGCGCGCTGCGAGCGCGAGGGCCAGGTGGTGATGGCCGTCGTCGCCACGGCGGGCACCACCGACTTCGGCAGCATCGACCCGCTCCCCGCGATCGCCGACCTGTGCGAGGCGTCCGGGGTGTGGATGCACGTCGACGCCGCCTACGGCTGCGGGCTCCTGGTCTCCCGGCGCCGCCCCATGCTGGAGGGCATCTCCCGCGCCGACTCGGTGACCGTCGACTACCACAAGTCGTTCTTCCAGCCCGTCAGCTCCAGCGCCGTACTCGTGAACGACGCCAGCACGCTGCGCCACGTCACCTACCACGCGGACTACCTCAACCCGGCCCACGCGGCCGAACGGGCCATCCCCAACCAGGTCGACAAGTCGATCCAGACCACGCGCCGCTTCGACGCGCTCAAGCTCTGGATGACCCTGCGCGTGATGGGCGCCGACAGCGTCGGTGAGCTGTTCGACGAGGTGGTCGACCGCGCCGCCGACGCCTGGAAACTGCTGGACGCCGACGAGCGCTTCGAGGTCGTCACCGAGCCCCAGCTCTCCACCCTCGTCTTCCGCTACGTCCCCCCGCTCCCCATGGACGAGGCCGGCGAAGCCCTGACCGACCAGGCCAACCTGCACGCCCGCGAGGCGCTGTTCGCCTCCGGTGACGCCATCGTCGCGGGCACCGTCGTCGACGGCCGCCACTACCTGAAGTTCACCCTGCTCAACCCCGAGACCTCGCTGGCGGACATCGCCGCGGTCCTCGAGCTCATCGCCGGCCACGCCGAGCAGCACCTGTCCGCCCACTCTCCCCTCAGCACCGCACACGCGTGCTGA
- a CDS encoding DUF1015 domain-containing protein: protein MTAEGLRLTPFRGLRYAPERVSSLAAVTSPPYDVVVRPDGLRHLETADPYNIVRLILPQAADPATRHRQAGETLRRWRADGVLATDPEPALYVYEQRKGELLQRGIIGALCLSPPEDGIVLPHEEVIAEVVEDRAALMRETAANPEPLLLSYRSRGTRTGTTAVIERATRRTPLVATTTEDGFAHRLWAVTDPAELAEVDADLSGYRALIADGHHRWATYLRLRAEHAEAARQAAHARQAAHARQSAQAGQAGHAVAAASANGFSPWNYGLVLLVDTARYPLQVRAIHRVLPRLPLKQALDLLDRADGGFRVRALEAPLDEALEELEDTPGNAFLLTEGEGVFHLLDRPSPALLARTLDGERPEAWRRLDAAVLHSALLDGILHVPDHAADISYIHHTEAAVEQARAHGGTAVLMRPVREETVRALAEQGVTMPRKSTSFGPKPATGLVLRTIDSAANGAAS, encoded by the coding sequence ATGACCGCCGAGGGCCTGAGACTCACTCCGTTCCGGGGGCTGCGCTACGCGCCCGAGCGGGTCAGCAGCCTCGCCGCCGTGACCTCCCCGCCGTACGACGTGGTGGTCCGGCCCGACGGGCTGCGCCACCTGGAGACGGCAGATCCGTACAACATCGTCCGCCTGATCCTGCCGCAGGCGGCCGATCCCGCCACACGGCACCGTCAAGCGGGCGAGACGCTGCGCCGCTGGCGCGCCGACGGTGTCCTGGCGACCGACCCGGAGCCGGCGCTGTACGTCTACGAGCAGCGCAAGGGCGAGTTGCTCCAGCGCGGCATCATCGGCGCCCTGTGCCTCTCCCCGCCCGAGGACGGCATCGTCCTCCCGCACGAGGAGGTGATAGCTGAGGTCGTCGAGGACCGCGCAGCGTTGATGCGCGAGACCGCCGCTAATCCTGAGCCGCTGCTGCTCTCCTACCGCAGCCGCGGCACCCGCACCGGCACGACCGCCGTCATCGAGCGCGCGACGAGGCGCACCCCGCTGGTCGCCACCACGACGGAGGACGGCTTCGCACACCGCCTGTGGGCGGTCACGGACCCGGCCGAACTCGCCGAGGTGGACGCGGACCTGTCCGGATACCGCGCGCTGATCGCCGACGGCCACCACCGCTGGGCGACCTATCTGCGGCTGCGCGCCGAACACGCCGAAGCCGCCAGGCAGGCGGCACACGCCAGGCAGGCAGCGCACGCCAGACAATCCGCGCAGGCCGGGCAGGCCGGGCACGCGGTGGCCGCCGCGTCCGCGAACGGCTTCTCGCCGTGGAACTACGGCCTCGTCCTGCTGGTCGACACCGCTCGCTATCCGCTCCAGGTGCGCGCCATCCACCGCGTACTGCCCCGCCTCCCGCTCAAGCAGGCCCTCGATCTGCTCGACCGTGCGGACGGCGGCTTCCGCGTCCGCGCGCTGGAGGCACCCCTGGACGAGGCGTTGGAGGAGTTGGAGGACACTCCGGGCAACGCCTTCTTGCTGACCGAGGGCGAGGGCGTCTTCCATCTGCTCGACCGCCCCTCCCCCGCGCTGCTGGCCCGCACCCTGGACGGCGAACGCCCCGAGGCGTGGCGACGGCTGGACGCGGCGGTGCTGCACTCCGCCTTGCTCGACGGGATCCTCCATGTCCCCGACCACGCCGCGGACATCAGTTACATTCACCACACCGAGGCGGCGGTCGAACAGGCGAGGGCACACGGTGGTACGGCCGTCCTGATGCGGCCGGTCCGCGAGGAGACGGTGCGCGCGCTGGCCGAGCAGGGCGTCACGATGCCCCGTAAGTCCACGTCTTTCGGGCCAAAACCGGCCACGGGGCTCGTGTTGCGCACGATCGACAGCGCGGCGAACGGTGCGGCGAGCTGA
- a CDS encoding HAD hydrolase-like protein yields the protein MHHNSLDDGGKDRYGRDAASVRYVPQAAERPPHAAYDTALLDLDGVVYAGGEALPHAVDSLGAARESGLRLAYVTNNAARTPDTVAAHLSELGVPALPDEVITSAQAVARLIAGQVPEGAPVLAIGAEGLTAALEERGLRVVASADEDPAAVVQGYGGPHMAWERLMEGALAVQRGVPWFASNTDLTIPSNRGIAPGNGAAVEVVRIATRWMRKPPEPVVAGKPLPPMHRESILRTGAQRPLVVGDRLDTDIEGAHAGRVDSLLVLTGVTDGAQLLAAPPVHRPTYVARDLRGLLEVHPEVTGDASAGFRCGGWEAVAGLDALELSGDGDPLDGLRALCGAAWRAGGEDGCALDTEKALARLGL from the coding sequence ATGCACCACAACTCCCTGGACGACGGCGGCAAGGACCGGTACGGCCGGGACGCGGCCTCGGTGCGGTACGTGCCGCAGGCCGCCGAGCGTCCGCCGCACGCGGCGTACGACACGGCGCTGCTCGACCTGGACGGGGTGGTGTACGCCGGGGGAGAGGCGCTGCCGCACGCGGTGGACTCGCTGGGCGCGGCGCGCGAGAGCGGGCTGCGGCTGGCGTACGTGACCAACAACGCGGCCCGCACCCCGGACACCGTCGCCGCGCACCTGAGCGAACTGGGCGTGCCGGCGCTCCCGGACGAGGTGATCACCTCGGCGCAGGCCGTCGCCCGGCTCATCGCGGGGCAGGTCCCCGAGGGCGCGCCCGTGCTCGCCATCGGCGCCGAGGGGCTGACGGCCGCGCTGGAGGAGCGGGGGCTGAGGGTCGTCGCCTCGGCCGACGAAGACCCGGCCGCCGTGGTGCAGGGGTACGGCGGGCCCCACATGGCCTGGGAGCGGCTGATGGAGGGGGCGCTCGCCGTGCAGCGCGGCGTGCCCTGGTTCGCCTCGAACACGGATCTGACCATTCCGAGCAACCGCGGTATCGCGCCGGGCAACGGCGCCGCCGTCGAGGTCGTCCGCATCGCCACGCGCTGGATGCGCAAGCCGCCGGAGCCGGTGGTGGCGGGTAAGCCGCTGCCGCCGATGCACCGGGAGTCCATTCTGCGGACGGGCGCACAGCGGCCGTTGGTCGTCGGCGACCGGCTGGACACCGACATCGAGGGGGCGCACGCGGGGCGCGTGGATTCGCTGCTCGTACTGACCGGGGTGACCGACGGTGCGCAGCTGCTGGCGGCACCGCCCGTGCACCGTCCCACCTATGTGGCGCGCGATCTGCGTGGGCTTCTGGAGGTGCACCCGGAGGTGACCGGGGACGCCTCCGCCGGGTTCCGCTGCGGCGGCTGGGAGGCCGTCGCGGGGCTGGACGCGCTCGAACTCAGCGGCGACGGCGACCCGTTGGACGGCCTCCGGGCACTGTGCGGCGCGGCCTGGAGGGCGGGCGGCGAGGACGGGTGCGCCCTGGACACGGAGAAGGCGCTGGCCCGGCTGGGTTTGTGA
- a CDS encoding siderophore-interacting protein codes for MSTTVSEAPPTPAAVPFEFFELRVLRTRRLGPTMQRITLGGERLGAFASGGRDQRFKLFLPQPGQDTPVVPTTAGDNWFPEWRAMDESVRAIMRSYTVRALRHGSEYGGHDELDIDFALHGDIGPASRWALGALPGDRVTLLGPVVEDNGGVDFRPPEGTDWVLLNGDETALPAIGAILEWLPAGMPVRVFAEVPRAEDIQDLPTVADARITWLVRDESAGSRAETVVEAVRAAELPPGTPYAWIAGEAGTVKALRRHLVKERAFDRRAVKFTGYWRLGATEEQLVAEALATAG; via the coding sequence ATGAGCACCACGGTCTCCGAGGCGCCCCCGACACCGGCCGCCGTCCCCTTCGAGTTCTTCGAGCTGCGCGTCCTGCGCACCCGCCGTCTGGGTCCGACCATGCAGCGGATCACCCTCGGCGGCGAACGGCTGGGGGCCTTCGCCTCGGGCGGACGGGACCAGCGCTTCAAACTGTTCCTCCCCCAGCCCGGCCAGGACACTCCCGTCGTGCCGACCACGGCGGGCGACAACTGGTTCCCCGAGTGGCGTGCCATGGACGAAAGCGTCCGGGCGATCATGCGCTCGTACACCGTGCGCGCCCTGCGTCACGGCAGCGAGTACGGCGGCCACGACGAACTGGACATCGACTTCGCACTCCACGGCGACATAGGCCCGGCCTCCCGCTGGGCACTCGGCGCACTGCCCGGGGACCGGGTGACGCTGCTCGGCCCGGTGGTCGAGGACAACGGCGGGGTCGACTTCCGGCCGCCGGAGGGCACCGACTGGGTATTGCTGAACGGCGATGAGACCGCGCTGCCCGCCATCGGCGCCATCCTGGAGTGGCTGCCGGCCGGGATGCCCGTGCGCGTATTCGCCGAGGTGCCGCGCGCCGAGGACATCCAGGACCTGCCGACGGTCGCCGACGCGCGGATCACCTGGCTGGTCCGGGACGAGAGCGCCGGCTCGCGCGCCGAGACGGTGGTGGAAGCGGTCCGCGCGGCCGAACTTCCCCCGGGCACGCCCTACGCCTGGATCGCGGGCGAGGCGGGCACGGTCAAGGCGCTGCGCCGCCACCTGGTCAAGGAGCGCGCCTTCGACCGCCGCGCCGTCAAATTCACCGGCTACTGGCGGCTGGGCGCCACCGAGGAGCAGCTCGTCGCGGAGGCACTGGCCACCGCGGGCTGA
- a CDS encoding ABC transporter substrate-binding protein, with amino-acid sequence MPRLSRRGLLAAGGAAGLSALLAACGSEDSGSGSGDSKGDGWSFTDGRKKKVSLKAVPDRIVAYTGTAAALHDYGVGDKIVGVFGPTKKKNGKPDVIAGDLDISKVEIIGNAFGEFDLEKYAKARPQLLVTNMYVKDALWYVPDESKQKILKLAPAVALTTAQVSMLEPIQQFAKLAESLGADLKAKSVTEAKARFEKASERLRKAAKGGVRVMAAAAAPDLFYVSDPNANADLKYFKDLGVDFVVPEKLSKQGFFEELSWENADKYKADVIILDSRTQSLQPPALKSKPSWGELPAVKADQVGGWMAEPRFSYAGAAPLVEDLAKLIEKAKKVR; translated from the coding sequence ATGCCCCGTCTTTCCCGTCGTGGTCTGCTGGCCGCGGGTGGTGCCGCAGGACTCAGCGCGCTGCTCGCCGCCTGCGGGAGCGAGGACTCCGGGTCCGGCTCGGGCGACTCCAAGGGCGACGGCTGGTCCTTCACCGACGGCCGCAAGAAGAAGGTCAGCCTCAAGGCCGTCCCCGACCGCATCGTCGCCTACACCGGCACCGCCGCCGCGCTGCACGACTACGGGGTCGGCGACAAGATCGTGGGCGTCTTCGGGCCGACCAAGAAGAAGAACGGCAAGCCGGACGTGATCGCGGGCGACCTGGACATCTCCAAGGTGGAGATCATCGGCAACGCCTTCGGCGAGTTCGACCTTGAGAAGTACGCCAAGGCCCGCCCCCAGCTGCTGGTCACCAACATGTACGTCAAGGACGCGCTCTGGTACGTCCCCGACGAGAGCAAGCAGAAGATCCTCAAGCTGGCCCCCGCGGTGGCCTTGACGACGGCCCAGGTCTCGATGCTGGAGCCGATCCAGCAGTTCGCGAAGCTCGCCGAGTCCCTCGGCGCCGATCTGAAGGCCAAGTCCGTAACCGAGGCCAAGGCCCGCTTCGAGAAGGCCTCCGAGCGGCTGCGCAAGGCCGCCAAGGGCGGCGTCCGCGTCATGGCCGCTGCCGCGGCCCCCGACCTGTTCTACGTCTCCGACCCCAACGCCAACGCCGACCTGAAGTACTTCAAGGACCTCGGCGTGGACTTCGTCGTCCCCGAGAAGCTCAGCAAGCAGGGCTTCTTCGAGGAGCTGAGCTGGGAGAACGCCGACAAGTACAAGGCGGACGTCATCATCTTGGACAGCCGCACCCAGTCCCTCCAGCCCCCGGCGCTCAAGTCGAAGCCCTCCTGGGGCGAGCTGCCCGCCGTCAAGGCCGACCAGGTCGGCGGCTGGATGGCCGAGCCCCGCTTCTCCTACGCGGGCGCGGCGCCGCTGGTCGAGGACCTCGCCAAGCTGATCGAGAAGGCCAAGAAGGTCCGCTGA
- a CDS encoding FecCD family ABC transporter permease gives MTLTKSPQVRGGSATGQEQSARARPPLARAAGLIAALLLLLLVVFLSLAVGARQLTLGEAWSGLFDSGSKAYTVVHEMRLPRTFLGLLAGVALGLAGGVMQALTRNPLADPGLLGINAGAAAAVVTAISFFGISGYNGYIGFAFLGAAAVSALVYAVGGGRGATPARLALAGTALNAALVSYVSAVQLLDTASLDRMRFWLVGSLARAESSTVLGALPFIAAGGLIALALARPLNALALGDDAARALGSRPTRTRAGAIVAVTLLCGAATAACGPIVFVGLMVPHMVRALTGPDQRWMLPYCAVLAPALLLGADVLGRVIGRPSELQVGIVTVVLGGPFFLYFVRRRRVAHA, from the coding sequence GTGACCCTCACCAAGTCCCCCCAGGTCCGCGGAGGTTCGGCGACCGGTCAGGAACAGTCCGCACGCGCTCGGCCCCCGCTCGCACGTGCCGCCGGCCTGATCGCCGCCCTGCTCCTGTTGCTGCTCGTCGTCTTCCTCAGCCTCGCCGTCGGCGCCCGCCAGCTCACGCTCGGCGAGGCGTGGTCGGGGCTGTTCGACAGCGGCTCGAAGGCCTACACCGTCGTCCACGAGATGCGCCTGCCGCGCACCTTCCTCGGGCTGCTCGCCGGTGTCGCCCTCGGTCTCGCGGGCGGCGTGATGCAGGCCCTCACCCGCAACCCACTGGCCGACCCGGGGCTGCTGGGCATCAACGCGGGCGCGGCAGCCGCCGTCGTCACCGCGATCTCCTTCTTCGGGATCAGCGGCTACAACGGGTACATCGGCTTCGCCTTCCTCGGCGCCGCCGCCGTCTCGGCGCTCGTCTACGCGGTGGGCGGCGGACGCGGCGCCACCCCGGCCCGGCTCGCGCTCGCCGGTACGGCGCTCAACGCGGCACTCGTCTCGTACGTGAGCGCCGTCCAGCTCCTGGACACCGCCTCGCTGGACCGCATGCGCTTCTGGCTGGTCGGCTCCCTCGCCCGCGCCGAGAGCTCCACCGTCCTCGGCGCGCTGCCCTTCATCGCCGCCGGGGGGCTCATCGCGCTGGCGCTGGCCCGCCCGCTGAACGCGCTCGCGCTCGGTGACGACGCGGCCCGCGCCCTCGGCTCCCGGCCCACCAGGACCCGCGCCGGAGCCATCGTCGCCGTCACGCTGCTGTGCGGCGCGGCCACGGCCGCCTGCGGGCCGATCGTCTTCGTCGGGCTGATGGTCCCGCACATGGTGCGGGCGCTGACCGGGCCCGACCAGCGCTGGATGCTGCCCTACTGCGCCGTCCTGGCCCCCGCCCTGCTGCTGGGCGCCGACGTGCTCGGCCGGGTGATCGGGCGGCCCAGCGAACTCCAGGTCGGCATCGTCACGGTGGTGCTGGGCGGTCCCTTCTTCCTCTACTTCGTACGCCGGCGGAGGGTGGCACACGCGTGA